A genomic stretch from Streptomyces venezuelae ATCC 10712 includes:
- a CDS encoding prenyltransferase/squalene oxidase repeat-containing protein, whose translation MLGVRPQVKLVAALAASGCVLAAGLVALSPSAAAAPRHDPAVAAARWQAGELDNGAIPGFAPGMYDWGLTIDTLIALKATGTDGASADKVVDTLKAHVRDYNSFDAWGEPGQRVAGATAKLLYAAVVAGEDPAKFGAYDLRQETLDLIAGPSAGLEEGRVKDKVVGGRDDSNTFGQSLAVLGLARSGDVPQSAVDFLIDQQCAAGGFRLFPFDLDSGDTTVTGDCDAQGATVVLDPDSTAMAVQALLAAAEDGAVGAAEAAGKGGDWLAKTQDTDGALTGSGPTALANANSTGLGGQALAATGHQVEADKAADWVEARQISASGGGAAAAESGAIAYNDAALADAKAGGIGEFRDQWRRATPQAVLALAQVPLGRIGLTEPDPGPDPTGDPTGTPSDDPSDTPTGDPTADPTGTPSQDPSDTPTGDPTADPTGTPSDDPTDYPSDDPGATASSDGTRGPTPTAAANPNTATPQGGSGGVLAATGTSAPALAGVAAGLAAAGYAAVRTARRRSERPRA comes from the coding sequence ATGCTCGGCGTCAGACCACAGGTCAAGCTCGTCGCCGCGCTGGCGGCCAGCGGCTGCGTACTCGCCGCGGGCCTGGTCGCCCTCAGCCCCAGCGCCGCCGCCGCGCCGCGACACGACCCCGCCGTGGCCGCCGCCCGATGGCAGGCCGGTGAGCTCGACAACGGCGCGATACCCGGCTTCGCCCCTGGCATGTACGACTGGGGCCTGACGATCGACACCCTCATCGCCCTGAAGGCGACCGGCACGGACGGGGCGTCGGCCGACAAGGTCGTGGACACGCTGAAGGCACACGTCCGCGACTACAACAGCTTCGACGCCTGGGGCGAGCCCGGCCAGCGGGTGGCCGGCGCCACCGCCAAGCTCCTCTACGCGGCCGTGGTCGCGGGGGAGGACCCCGCCAAGTTCGGTGCGTACGACCTGCGACAGGAAACACTCGACCTGATCGCCGGACCCTCCGCGGGACTGGAGGAGGGTCGGGTGAAGGACAAGGTCGTCGGGGGCCGCGACGACAGCAACACCTTCGGTCAGTCCCTGGCCGTGCTCGGACTCGCGCGCAGCGGTGACGTGCCGCAGAGCGCCGTCGACTTCCTCATCGACCAGCAGTGCGCGGCGGGCGGCTTCCGCCTCTTCCCGTTCGACCTCGACAGCGGCGACACCACCGTGACCGGAGACTGCGACGCCCAGGGGGCGACCGTGGTACTGGACCCGGACTCCACGGCCATGGCCGTGCAGGCGCTGCTGGCCGCGGCCGAGGACGGTGCGGTGGGTGCCGCCGAGGCCGCCGGGAAGGGTGGTGACTGGCTGGCCAAGACCCAGGACACCGACGGCGCGCTGACCGGATCCGGGCCTACCGCCCTCGCGAACGCCAACAGCACGGGCCTCGGCGGCCAGGCTCTCGCGGCGACGGGGCACCAGGTCGAGGCCGACAAGGCGGCCGACTGGGTCGAGGCCCGGCAGATCAGCGCGTCCGGCGGAGGGGCCGCGGCGGCGGAGAGCGGCGCCATCGCGTACAACGACGCGGCGCTGGCCGACGCGAAGGCCGGCGGCATCGGCGAGTTCCGCGACCAGTGGCGCCGCGCCACACCGCAGGCCGTGCTCGCGCTCGCGCAGGTCCCTCTGGGGAGGATCGGCCTGACCGAGCCTGACCCCGGCCCGGACCCGACCGGCGACCCCACCGGTACCCCGTCGGACGACCCCAGCGACACCCCGACCGGCGACCCGACCGCAGACCCCACCGGTACCCCGTCGCAGGACCCCAGCGACACCCCGACCGGCGACCCGACCGCAGACCCCACCGGTACCCCGTCGGACGACCCGACCGACTACCCGTCGGACGATCCCGGTGCGACCGCGTCGTCCGACGGCACCCGCGGTCCGACGCCCACCGCAGCCGCGAACCCGAACACTGCCACCCCTCAGGGCGGCAGCGGCGGCGTGCTGGCCGCCACCGGCACCAGCGCCCCGGCACTCGCCGGCGTGGCGGCGGGACTCGCCGCGGCCGGCTACGCCGCGGTTCGCACCGCCAGGCGCCGCAGCGAGAGGCCGCGTGCATGA
- a CDS encoding DUF4430 domain-containing protein has product MRTTLLRRAAVTTAALGLALTTAPAVAQAETTATFTNAPVRVTVTVQGPDGLLFQKKIFTWGHDVTTATGGTHKCDGTNGSAHATKVPTPTAALDHAAKRNGFTWDGTWYASFDDFSVDTVKGVNGGGSAYWSISVNGTPTPVGGCQFEIENGDQVAFTWTSF; this is encoded by the coding sequence ATGCGCACCACCCTGCTCCGCCGCGCCGCCGTCACCACCGCCGCGCTCGGTCTCGCCCTGACCACCGCACCCGCCGTCGCACAGGCCGAGACCACGGCCACGTTCACGAACGCGCCGGTGAGAGTCACCGTCACCGTCCAGGGCCCGGACGGCCTGCTCTTCCAGAAGAAGATCTTCACCTGGGGCCACGACGTCACCACCGCCACCGGCGGCACCCACAAGTGCGACGGCACCAACGGCAGCGCGCACGCCACGAAGGTCCCGACCCCGACGGCCGCCCTCGACCACGCGGCCAAGCGGAACGGCTTCACCTGGGACGGCACCTGGTACGCCTCCTTCGACGACTTCTCCGTCGACACCGTCAAGGGCGTGAACGGAGGCGGCTCGGCGTACTGGAGCATCTCGGTGAACGGCACCCCGACCCCGGTCGGCGGCTGCCAGTTCGAGATAGAGAACGGCGACCAGGTCGCCTTCACCTGGACTTCCTTCTGA
- a CDS encoding ECF transporter S component: MSTSPAAIRIRPRAGIVIAMAACLGVVAFFWPFLVAPGKFGSNYAPPLIFGVLLVIVLSVVISEIAEGGINSKALAMLGVLSAVNAAIRPLGAGTAGIETVFFILVLAGRVYGPGFGFTLGCTSLFASALITGGVGPWMPYQMFGCAFVGMLAGFLPKATGRREVALLAVYGSLSGYLFGFLLNLSFWPFSLDPNSSIAYLPGLPFTEQFQRYLAFDLATSLGWDTGRAVTNLVAITLAGPAVLTVFRRAARKARFQAPIRFAGRDTSPDGTAG; this comes from the coding sequence GTGAGCACCTCCCCCGCCGCCATCCGCATCCGCCCACGAGCCGGGATCGTGATCGCCATGGCGGCCTGCCTCGGCGTCGTCGCGTTCTTCTGGCCGTTCCTCGTCGCACCGGGAAAGTTCGGCTCGAACTACGCCCCGCCCCTGATCTTCGGCGTGCTCCTCGTCATCGTGCTCTCCGTCGTCATCTCGGAGATCGCCGAAGGCGGCATCAACTCCAAGGCGCTGGCCATGCTGGGCGTGCTGTCCGCGGTCAACGCCGCGATCCGTCCCCTAGGGGCGGGCACCGCCGGCATCGAGACGGTCTTCTTCATCCTCGTCCTGGCGGGCCGCGTGTACGGGCCGGGCTTCGGGTTCACCCTAGGGTGCACCTCCCTGTTCGCCTCGGCGCTCATCACCGGCGGTGTCGGCCCCTGGATGCCGTACCAGATGTTCGGCTGCGCCTTCGTGGGCATGCTCGCCGGCTTCCTCCCAAAGGCCACCGGCCGCCGGGAGGTCGCCCTCCTCGCGGTGTACGGCTCGCTCTCCGGGTACCTGTTCGGCTTCCTGCTCAACCTCTCCTTCTGGCCGTTCTCGCTCGACCCGAACAGCTCCATCGCCTACCTGCCCGGACTCCCGTTCACCGAGCAGTTCCAGCGGTACCTCGCCTTCGACCTGGCGACCTCGCTCGGCTGGGACACCGGCCGCGCCGTCACCAACCTCGTCGCCATCACCCTGGCCGGCCCCGCCGTCCTCACCGTCTTCCGCCGCGCCGCCCGCAAAGCCCGCTTCCAGGCCCCGATCCGCTTCGCGGGCCGGGACACGAGCCCGGACGGCACCGCCGGATGA
- a CDS encoding ABC transporter ATP-binding protein yields the protein MITFDQVTVHYEDTAEPVLRDVNLTVEEGELCLVVGHTGVGKSTLLGAVNGLVPHFTGGTLHGRVTVDGRDTADHPPRELADVVGVVGQDPLDGFVTDTVEEELAYAMEQLAVPPATMRKRVEETLDLLGLADLRHRALHELSGGQQQRVAIGSVLTAHPRVLVLDEPTSALDPTAAEEVLAAVTRLVHDLGVTVLLAEHRLERVVQYADRVIHLPGDGRVVSGPPAEIFRTSSIAPPIVELGRTAGWSPLPLSIRDARRAAAPLRTRLSGVVPPAVRPAPDADRPRLLTARGITVTYQGVPAVREVDLDLRSGEITALMGRNGSGKSSLLWALQGSGPRKAGSVSVGQPGDPKAPDPRKVSATEARRLVGLVPQTPTDLLYLESVKQELDQADAESGVAADGIPARTLLDRLAPGIADTTHPRDLSEGQKLALVLAIQLAAAPRVVLLDEPTRGLDYRAKAELTTIVDGLAAEGRTVVISTHDVEFVARAADRVVVMAEGDIVADGPTAEVIVASPVFAPQTAKILAPLPYLAVDQLASVLDSDGTDPSA from the coding sequence GTGATCACCTTCGACCAGGTCACCGTCCACTACGAGGACACGGCCGAGCCCGTCCTGCGCGACGTGAACCTGACGGTGGAGGAGGGCGAACTCTGTCTCGTCGTCGGCCACACCGGCGTCGGAAAGTCGACCCTCCTCGGCGCCGTCAACGGCCTCGTCCCCCACTTCACCGGCGGCACCCTCCACGGCCGGGTCACCGTCGACGGCCGGGACACCGCCGACCACCCTCCGCGCGAACTCGCCGACGTCGTGGGCGTCGTGGGCCAGGACCCCCTCGACGGCTTCGTCACCGACACCGTCGAGGAGGAACTCGCCTACGCCATGGAACAGTTGGCGGTCCCACCCGCCACCATGCGCAAGCGCGTCGAGGAGACCCTCGACCTCCTCGGCCTCGCCGACCTCCGCCACCGGGCCCTCCACGAACTCTCCGGCGGACAGCAGCAGCGCGTCGCCATCGGCTCCGTCCTCACCGCACACCCCCGCGTCCTTGTCCTCGACGAGCCCACCTCCGCGCTCGACCCGACGGCCGCCGAAGAGGTCCTGGCCGCCGTCACCCGGCTCGTCCACGACCTGGGCGTCACCGTCCTGCTCGCCGAGCACCGTCTGGAGCGCGTCGTCCAGTACGCCGACCGCGTCATCCACCTCCCGGGCGACGGGCGCGTCGTGTCCGGCCCGCCCGCCGAGATCTTCCGTACGTCGTCCATCGCCCCGCCCATCGTCGAACTCGGACGCACCGCAGGCTGGTCCCCGCTGCCCCTGTCGATCCGCGACGCGCGGCGGGCCGCGGCGCCCCTGCGGACCCGGCTGAGCGGCGTCGTGCCCCCGGCGGTCCGCCCGGCGCCCGACGCGGACCGTCCGCGGCTGCTGACCGCGCGCGGCATCACGGTGACGTACCAGGGCGTGCCCGCCGTCCGCGAGGTCGACCTCGACCTCCGCAGCGGGGAGATCACCGCGCTGATGGGCCGCAACGGCTCCGGCAAGTCCTCCCTGCTCTGGGCGCTCCAGGGCTCCGGACCCCGCAAGGCCGGTTCGGTCTCTGTCGGGCAGCCCGGCGATCCGAAGGCCCCGGACCCCCGGAAGGTCTCGGCGACCGAGGCCCGCCGCCTCGTCGGTCTGGTGCCGCAGACTCCCACCGATCTCCTCTACCTGGAGAGCGTCAAGCAGGAACTCGACCAGGCCGACGCCGAGTCCGGCGTGGCGGCCGACGGAATCCCGGCGCGCACCCTGCTGGACCGGCTCGCTCCCGGCATCGCCGACACCACCCACCCCCGCGATCTGTCCGAGGGCCAGAAACTCGCCCTCGTCCTGGCCATCCAGCTCGCCGCAGCCCCACGGGTCGTCCTCCTCGACGAGCCCACCCGCGGGCTCGACTACCGGGCCAAAGCCGAACTGACCACAATCGTCGACGGTCTCGCGGCAGAAGGCCGCACCGTCGTCATCTCCACCCACGACGTGGAGTTCGTCGCCCGCGCCGCCGACCGGGTCGTCGTCATGGCCGAGGGGGACATCGTCGCGGACGGCCCCACCGCCGAAGTCATCGTGGCCTCCCCCGTCTTCGCCCCGCAGACGGCGAAGATCCTCGCCCCCTTGCCCTACCTCGCCGTGGACCAACTGGCCTCGGTCCTCGACTCCGACGGAACGGACCCGAGCGCGTGA
- a CDS encoding energy-coupling factor transporter transmembrane component T, translating to MSRTDAATAQPSASGLAPDAGGRRLPRTLHPVAWWIWALALATAVSRTNNPLLLFLVLAVLGYVITMRRTEAPWARGFKYYLYLALTVVAIRVVFRAVFATGITPHDHFLFSLPHLPTPDWYAGIQIGGPVSLEALLSAATDGLRLACMLCCIGAANTLANPKRALRVLPGALYELGVAVTVSISVAPQLVQSVQRVHRARRLRAGRSKGLRALRGIIVPVLEDALERSLRLAAAMDSRGYGRAGTATRRSRRATGALMLLGMCGLCAGAYGLLDATAPVLLGFPALAAGGVLCVAGLRLGGRRITRTTYRPDPWRAAEWAVAGCGVLSAVLLFSNAGFNAAELNPSIYPLSWPTLPLVPAAAILLAGAAGFLAPPPTPPVRPAVPAQRTEEVT from the coding sequence GTGTCCCGCACCGATGCGGCGACCGCTCAGCCGTCCGCGTCCGGCCTCGCGCCGGACGCGGGCGGCCGCCGGCTGCCCCGCACCCTCCATCCCGTCGCCTGGTGGATCTGGGCCCTGGCGCTCGCCACGGCGGTCAGCCGCACCAACAACCCGCTGCTGCTCTTCCTGGTCCTGGCGGTCCTCGGCTACGTCATCACCATGCGCCGCACCGAGGCCCCCTGGGCGCGCGGCTTCAAGTACTACCTCTATCTCGCGCTCACCGTCGTCGCGATCCGGGTGGTGTTCCGCGCGGTCTTCGCCACCGGCATCACACCCCACGACCACTTCCTCTTCTCCCTTCCCCACCTGCCGACTCCGGACTGGTACGCCGGCATCCAGATCGGCGGGCCGGTCTCCCTGGAAGCACTGCTCTCCGCGGCCACCGACGGGCTCCGCCTGGCGTGCATGCTCTGCTGCATCGGCGCCGCCAACACCCTCGCCAACCCCAAGCGGGCGCTCCGCGTCCTGCCCGGCGCCCTGTACGAACTCGGCGTCGCCGTCACCGTCTCCATCAGCGTGGCACCCCAACTCGTGCAGAGCGTCCAGCGCGTCCACCGGGCCCGGCGCCTGCGCGCTGGACGGTCGAAGGGGCTGCGCGCGTTGCGCGGCATCATCGTCCCCGTCCTCGAAGACGCGCTGGAACGCTCCCTGCGCCTCGCCGCGGCCATGGACTCCCGCGGCTACGGCCGGGCCGGCACGGCCACCCGGCGTTCGCGCCGGGCAACGGGCGCGCTGATGCTGCTCGGCATGTGCGGCCTGTGCGCGGGAGCGTACGGACTCCTCGACGCCACCGCGCCCGTGCTCCTCGGCTTCCCGGCGCTGGCGGCCGGCGGGGTCCTGTGCGTGGCGGGGCTCCGCCTCGGCGGGCGGCGGATCACCCGGACCACCTACCGGCCGGACCCCTGGCGGGCCGCCGAGTGGGCCGTCGCAGGCTGCGGCGTCCTGTCCGCCGTACTCCTGTTCAGCAACGCGGGCTTCAACGCCGCGGAACTCAACCCCTCCATCTACCCACTCAGCTGGCCCACGCTCCCACTGGTTCCGGCCGCCGCGATCCTCCTCGCCGGGGCCGCCGGATTCCTGGCCCCGCCTCCCACCCCGCCGGTCCGTCCGGCCGTCCCCGCGCAGCGCACCGAGGAAGTCACGTGA